Proteins found in one Plasmodium malariae genome assembly, chromosome: 13 genomic segment:
- the PmUG01_13052100 gene encoding conserved Plasmodium protein, unknown function codes for MELYTNEWEYKQKRLEGIIKKEFYYKENVIRDCEKNITGGFIARNMYSLKEYCECAKCDFTILIITEYIKKECVLDNYIFAYKKLYDNIDKYIYKISKVEDIDLIIENDFLRKNDILQKKPKNKKRNVGENYIEMETFTMSIILKIKTQILNSFPMLKSILKNLTSDNSSSYYINNRTGIIEKLKKKIYSYCCNKERNTIEGHTRRRNDLVDTKIKMEHPNMANICANATSDFDEYTNNGTSYPCNLGEINNNDCDIYSDRICYDSADVGNYKQDINGEKHNPIYSYDLCSSTLCSNLCTINSNDCISKNSGINFTTDINIRNETRGTHEYTKEKIQPYSYSSKTNGLLTSLKFYEIKITTNKNLVSLKSILLLIEVVCLFHSYFIKCVLEKEKKEKINFIQLHEFKLKQIFCDEYNYLTFYNIILGKLRKKKKDDNVIYNDFSSVVRKKECDGKNFGEGTNNAYFKKQNVSSKGICWTYENGNFSNDVNVFFPGNNGMYSYNDYNGIFRTRRMNICNIVDEDPFYESPNKLELLVKNKCCMYEENCSYKHVSYEALSKEKIKEISLSEKEIERIHNYINYVFNSIMEECDTYFHIEFLFTLHTFQLKFLFNILKTLLLRKNLEDDLLIMLTYCAYKIKNKEIMDYCFWRLISIFENEHFPDSWVVLDNKVNNQLKKKYKEMKNNLKEKKEKKYRKENYRSSIFYETLNLMQGSNENRNNITEIDVNNGNFYFKKNLIDKNIFVSFIKKTKKDFLHYNDIPKGYVINEIQRLRNFNDYYSCCYILKNNKKQKILMAFKKRGENKVYIYKYDKNIKKKYKTVKTFFNISGFLGILICNFTGMKIRIYDNGISEKFSNFFPSFERNNVISIRFESNIISELPRHFICNIYKENKNIKIIYENKCPIWNDEKEIYELPFYGRVKLASAKNLQLILKKCVVSNSKKDLFLNKNINDVIEYVSNQHSSSKSNSDVDNTYEREGSCNNASTTATTYETYFFESKNAEGNNKTEEENSKKVVKKNFSFDIIKNNLKSKKKEEKFEIINKDEEEIFLIFGKNSKDYFTLDFRHPLSSFEAFSIAISSLLKKKAVS; via the coding sequence ATGGAATTGTACACAAATGAGTGGGAATATAAGCAAAAACGCCTAGAaggtataataaaaaaagaattttattataaagaaaatgtaataagagattgtgaaaaaaatataactggAGGATTTATAGCAAGGAACATGTACAGTTTGAAAGAATATTGTGAATGCGCAAAATGTgattttacaatattaataataacggaatatataaaaaaggagtGTGTGCTcgataattatatttttgcttataaaaaattatatgacaatatagataaatatatttacaaaatttcaAAAGTAGAAGATATCGATCTTATTATTGAAAACGACTTTTTACgcaaaaatgatatattacaaaagaaaccaaaaaataaaaaaagaaatgtgggagaaaattatatagaaatgGAAACATTTACCATGtcaattatattaaaaataaaaactcaAATTTTGAATTCTTTTCCCAtgttaaaaagtattttaaaaaacttaaCCTCGGATAATTCTAGCAgctattatattaataacagGACCGGAATAATAGAGaagttaaaaaagaaaatttacaGTTATTGTTGTAACAAGGAAAGAAACACCATTGAAGGACATACAAGAAGAAGAAATGATTTGGTGGatacaaaaattaagatGGAGCACCCAAATATGGCGAATATATGTGCTAATGCTACATCAGATTTTGACGAATATACAAATAACGGCACTTCTTATCCGTGCAATTTAGGTGAAATTAACAACAACGATTGTGATATTTACAGTGATCGTATCTGTTATGACAGCGCTGATGTAGGAAATTACAAACAGGATATTAATGGTGAAAAACACAATCCCATTTACAGTTATGACTTATGCAGTTCTACCCTTTGCAGTAATCTGTGTACTATTAACTCAAACGATTGCATTAGTAAAAATAGCGGCATAAATTTTACTACTGACATAAACATCAGAAATGAAACGAGGGGAACACATGAGTACACAAAAGAGAAGATACAGCCATACAGTTATTCTTCTAAAACGAATGGGTTATTGacttctttaaaattttatgagataaaaataacgacaaacaaaaatttagTAAGTCTGAAGAGCATCCTTCTGTTAATTGAAGTGGTGTGTTTGTTCCACtcgtattttattaaatgcgtattagaaaaagaaaaaaaagagaaaataaattttatacaaCTCCACGAATTTAAACTAAAGCAGATATTTTGTgatgaatataattatttaacgttttataacattattttgGGAAAGctgaggaaaaaaaaaaaggatgacaatgttatatataacgATTTTAGTAGCGTAGTACGGAAGAAGGAGTGTGATGGTAAGAATTTTGGGGAGGGTACAAACAATGCTTATTTTAAGAAGCAAAATGTATCGAGTAAAGGCATTTGTTGGACTTATGAAAATGGAAATTTCTCAAATGATGTAAACGTTTTTTTTCCAGGTAATAATGGAATGTATTCATATAATGATTATAACGGTATATTTCGTACTCGTCGgatgaatatatgtaacatTGTAGATGAGGACCCATTCTATGAGAGCCCGAATAAACTTGAACTATtggttaaaaataaatgctgCATGTATGAAGAAAACTGTTCATATAAACACGTTTCGTACGAAGCGCTatcaaaggaaaaaataaaagaaatctCTTTAAGCGAAAAGGAAATTGAGAGAATacataattacataaattatgtattcaACAGTATTATGGAAGAATGTGATACATATTTTCACATTGAGTTTTTATTTACTCTACACACGTTTCAACTAAAgtttttgtttaatattttaaaaacgcTATTACTAAGAAAGAATTTAGAAGATGACCTACTAATAATGTTAACATATTGTGCCTACAAAATTAAGAACAAAGAAATAATGGATTACTGTTTTTGGAGACTTATAAGCATTTTTGAAAATGAGCATTTTCCAGATAGCTGGGTTGTATTAGATAACAAAGTGAATAATCagttgaagaaaaaatataaagagatgaagaataatttgaaagagaaaaaagaaaaaaaatataggaaagaaaattatcgtagtagtatattttatgaaactTTAAATCTTATGCAGGGAAGTAATGAAAATAGAAACAATATAACTGAGATAGACGTAAATAatggaaatttttattttaagaaaaatttaattgacaagaatatatttgtcagttttataaagaaaacgAAGAAAGATTTTCTGCATTATAATGATATACCAAAAGGTTATGTTATTAATGAAATACAGAGACTACGAAATTTCAATGATTATTATTCTTGttgctatattttaaaaaataataaaaagcaaaaaatattaatggcTTTTAAAAAGAGGGGAGAAAATAAagtctatatatataaatatgataaaaatataaaaaaaaaatataaaactgtgaaaacattttttaacatatcaGGATTTTTaggtatattaatatgtaacTTTACAGGAATGAAAATTAGAATATATGATAATGGGATATCAGAAAagttttctaattttttcccATCTTTTGAGAGAAACAATGTAATATCGATTAGGTTTGAATCAAATATTATAAGTGAATTGCCAAGACATttcatatgtaatatatataaagaaaataaaaatataaaaattatttatgaaaacaAATGCCCCATATGGaatgatgaaaaagaaatttatgaGCTACCTTTTTATGGTAGAGTTAAATTGGCAAGCGCAAAAAATTTGcagttaattttaaaaaaatgtgttgTTAGTAATTCCAAgaaagatttatttttaaacaaaaacataaatGATGTTATTGAGTATGTAAGCAATCAACATAGTAGCAGTAAAAGCAATTCGGACGTGGATAACACATATGAGAGGGAAGGCAGTTGTAATAATGCTTCTACAACTGCCACCACGTACGAAACATATTTCTTTGAGTCTAAAAATGCGGAAGGGAATAATAAAACTGAAGAAGAAAATTCAAAGAAGGTcgtcaaaaaaaatttttcctttgatattatcaaaaataacttaaaaagcaaaaaaaaggaggaaaagtttgaaattataaacaaagatgaagaagaaatatttttaatttttggtAAAAACTCAAAGGATTATTTTACGTTAGATTTCCGCCATCCTTTATCTTCCTTTGAAGCATTTTCCATAGCTATTTCGTCGttactgaaaaaaaaagccgtatcttaa
- the PmUG01_13052200 gene encoding RNA-binding protein, putative, translated as MEDNHLSNVFKKDEIPAKSIEGWIIIITNIHGEARDDYIKEVFEKFGQIKNLHLNLDRRTGFLKGYAFLEFENFVDAKRAIDEMDGSMLLNQEIRVDWAFIQEKNKN; from the exons ATGGAAGATAATCATTTAAGTAacgtttttaaaaaagatgaaattCCAGCAAAAT CTATTGAGGGATGGATAATCATAATAACAAACATCCACGGTGAAGCGAGGGATGATTATATAAAGGaagtttttgaaaaatttggacaaataaaaaatttgcattTAAATTTAGATAGACGAACAGGATTTTTAAAGGGATATGCATTTCTTGAATTTGAGAATTTCGTTGATGCTAAGAGGGCAATTGATG aaatggATGGCTCAATGTTGTTAAATCAGGAAATTCGTGTAGACTGGGCTTTTATacaagagaaaaataaaaattaa
- the PmUG01_13052300 gene encoding uncharacterized protein, with protein sequence MRRTKKRPILFCSRERIDAQIESEVLPAGSTGSVGSIGNIGSIGNIGSIGNIGSIGSIGSIESIGSIGSIGSIESIGSIGSIGSIGSIDNIGSTRLISEKLEEDQTGRRSNWGKVKLGEGQTGGRSNWGEVKLGEGQTGGRSNWRKAKPKELGI encoded by the exons ATGCGCAGAACAAAAAAGCGTCCCATTTTGTTTTGCAGTCGCGAAAGGATAGACGCGCAGATCGAATCAGAGGTATTGCCTGCTGGCAGCACTGGAAGTGTTGGCAGCATTGGAAATATCGGCAGCATTGGAAATATCGGCAGCATTGGAAATATCGGCAGCATTGGAAGTATTGGCAGCATTGAAAGTATTGGCAGCATTGGAAGTATTGGCAGCATTGAAAGTATTGGCAGCATTGGAAGTATTGGCAGCATTGGAAGCATTGACAACATAGGTAGTACAAGACTAATCAGTG AAAAACTGGAGGAAGATCAAACTGGAAGAAGGTCAAACTGGGGGAAGGTCAAACTGGGGGAAGGTCAAACTGGGGGAAGGTCAAACTGGGGGGAGGTCAAACTGGGGGAAGGTCAAACTGGGGGAAGGTCAAACTGGAGGAAGGCCAAACCGAAGGAATTAGgaatataa
- the PmUG01_13052400 gene encoding RNA-binding protein, putative: MSPHKDNNDAIDKHKVFVRNINENDVEKLSKEFEKVCSKLFFFRNRTNSKKSAICYFKSEKEAKNFITKYNDVNTNGNTSIKCEYAFKKKYEQKKLISITYKRQKINYTNAIKIYTDYDIDSVLLLSYLKNIFLLNRNLILRCLDEISSRQGGSNKIGDEKGGIKNDEKSDASLRKSCNVNSKDEEAPDDDIEIVVEKKDKKFEEIVLNIDRKSKIDNKTRRMLNEKLVYSKKREDYNTGGSDNSNAGGSDNNNASSSGNNNNCNNSSNSSSSVNGRSNLFVYAVEFLNINVATQFFRCIDKASFLKFVKENDPNVRDVIVFFHELCYLNKNNRKVILKNLSRTCHIENIKKLFRNIEEDAQIVLPKKKNKKQGYAYVTFSCYKNVQKALLLNKSKLCGNVISIERIRNLENPSDAVLDVARGGVDEKEGDEINEEDGDEINEEDGDKVDEEDDDKVDEEDDDKVDEIRSINRRTNANDVEEGKTLFITNVPLESTEEEIRNYVVKNINKNYVYIKTCRNNSKRISVFVKLKRKEDAENFLKKIGELNEEETAESHWNDEENVIHKFYSMKKKKKEKMKQLLLKDNGNNKNSEILFFKNNYLMIKRAVRKDLIEDKKKFHTEEKNKKKKKMSNNIHLLYDNNVNNDYISESLIKRNKKLMEKKEKVLKNKNFFINPCRIYIRNYPSTLEQNLFRQLITRYFTPIFMKKYNIKKKDAFKKSNEVIKKMKVIKEPKHSEQTDDGEGGGKIKNIPKKISSNSSKNNICFIDINKHEYAKELIHLLQNKNIYELINEIIYKKKYQTIRRNKNIMYVDYCIEDIRMLHIKKLKTEKFLKHIKEKNGTTIRTKKIIKKKKNKISRGKRQREKRRLLKMQTENTNIVNVINSASLNQTTQLNFATGTNSINKYSSNKMQTKEKINSKQKYNNQNEHANTKLASKKKKTEIKEKKIGIKKTNIKTTKDITKKSGTKNGNKLELIQKDVLNFLRRNKG, translated from the exons atgtccCCACATAAAGACAATAACGATGCAATTGATAAGCACAAGGTATTTGTTCgcaatataaatgaaaatgatgtAGAAAAGCTAAGTAAAGAATTCGAAAAAGTGTGCAgcaaacttttttttttcagaaatAGAACCAATTCAAAGAAAAGCGCcatatgttattttaaaagtgagaaggaagcaaaaaattttattacaaaatacAATGATGTAAATACAAATGGTAATACAAGTATAAAATGTGAATatgcatttaaaaaaaaatatgagcaaaaaaaattaatatctaTTACTTATAAACgccaaaaaataaattatactaatGCGATCAAAATTTACACCGATTATGATATAGATAGTGTTTTACTGTTAagttatttgaaaaatatatttttattgaacagaaatttaatattaagatGTTTAGATGAGATAAGTAGTCGGCAAGGGGGCAGTAATAAAATAGGTGATGAAAAAGGtggtataaaaaatgatgaaaaaagcGATGCAAGCCTCAGAAAAAGCTGTAATGTAAACAGTAAGGATGAGGAAGCACCCGATGACGACATCGAAATAGttgttgaaaaaaaagacaagAAATTTGAAGAAATTGTCCTTAACATTGATAGGAAAAGCAAAATTGACAATAAAACAAGGCGAATGCTAAATGAGAAACTGGTGTATAGTAAGAAAAGGGAGGATTATAATACTGGAGGTAGTGATAATAGTAATGCTGGAGGtagtgataataataatgctaGTAGcagtggtaataataataactgcAATAACAGTAGCAATAGTAGTAGCAGCGTCAATGGGAGGAGCAACTTGTTTGTGTATGCAGTtgaatttttgaatataaacGTAGCCACCCAATTTTTTCGCTGCATCGACAAAGCGAGCTTCCTAAAATTTGTGAAAGAAAACGACCCCAATGTAAGGGACGTTATCGTATTCTTTCATGAATTGTGTtacttaaataaaaacaatagaaaagttattttaaaaaatttaagtagAACATGCCacatagaaaatattaaaaaattatttaggAATATTGAAGAGGACGCTCAAATAGttttaccaaaaaaaaagaacaaaaaacaaGGTTATGCATATGTCACCTTTTCATGTTACAAAAACGTCCAAAAGGCTTTACTTTTAAACAAGTCCAAATTATGCGGCAATGTAATAAGTATTGAACGAATTAGGAATTTGGAGAATCCGAGCGACGCCGTTTTGGATGTTGCAAGAGGTGGAGTAGATGAAAAGGAAGGCGACGAAATAAATGAAGAGGATGGCGACGAAATAAATGAAGAGGATGGCGACAAAGTAGATGAAGAGGATGACGACAAAGTAGATGAAGAGGATGACGACAAAGTAGATGAAATCCGAAGCATAAATCGGCGCACAAACGCAAACGATGTCGAAGAAGGTAAAACTCTTTTTATTACGAACGTACCTCTCGAAAGCACAGAAGAAGAAATCAGAAATTATGtagtaaaaaacataaacaaaaattacgTATACATTAAAACATGTAGAAACAACAGCAAACGGATTTCcgtttttgtaaaattaaaacgtaAGGAAGATGCtgaaaactttttaaaaaaaattggggAACTTAATGAGGAAGAAACAGCAGAGAGCCACTGGAATGATGAAGAAAATgtaattcataaattttatagcatgaaaaaaaagaaaaaagaaaaaatgaaacaattaTTACTTAAGGATAACGGAAACAACAAAAATtcagaaattttattttttaaaaataattatttaatgataaaaagaGCTGTTCGTAAGGATTTAATAGAAGACAAAAAGAAATTTCACacagaagaaaaaaacaaaaaaaaaaaaaaaatgagtaatAACATTCACTTGTTGtatgataataatgtaaataatgaTTACATAAGTGAGAGcttaattaaaagaaataaaaaattgatggaaaaaaaagaaaaagttttaaaaaataaaaatttttttataaacccttgcagaatatatattcgtaACTACCCGTCCACATTggaacaaaatttatttcgACAACTTATAACAAGATATTTCACAcctatatttatgaaaaaatataatataaaaaaaaaggatgcttttaaaaaatcgAATGAAgtgattaaaaaaatgaaagtaatTAAAGAGCCCAAACATAGTGAACAAACAGATGATGGAGAAGGTGGtgggaaaattaaaaatataccaaAAAAGATCAGTTCGAATAGTAGTAAAAACAACATATGTTTTATCGATATTAATAAACACGAATATGCAAAAGAACTGATTCATTTACtacagaataaaaatatttatgaattaattaatgaaataatttacaaaaaaaagtaccAAACAATtcgaagaaataaaaatattatgtatgtcGATTATTGTATAGAAGACATACGAATGTTGCacatcaaaaaattaaagacagaaaaatttttaaaacatataaaagaaaaaaatggcaCGACTAtacgaacaaaaaaaattattaaaaaaaagaaaaataaaataagtagaGGAAAAAGAcaaagggaaaaaagaagattattaaaaatgcaaACTGAAAACACAAACAttgtaaatgtaataaatagtGCATCATTAAACCAAACAACACAATTAAATTTTGCAACTGGAACAAAtagcataaataaatactcttcaaataaaatgcaaacaaaggaaaaaattaattcgaaacaaaaatataacaacCAAAATGAACATGCAAACACTAAATTAgctagtaaaaaaaaaaaaacggaaataaaggaaaaaaaaattggaataaaaaaaacaaacataaAAACAACCAAGGATATCACAAAAAAATCCGGCACCAAAAATGGAAACAAACTT GAACTAATACAAAAGGacgttttaaattttctcaGAAGGAACAAAGGGTAG
- the BOP1 gene encoding ribosome biogenesis protein BOP1, putative has translation MKKKNVNKSSTFEHNGKEEGNHLKKGTNNSSCCNRNSNRSSNNSNRSGSISNRSGSNSNRSISSSGGRTWRGQKYLESTEKGNGKNEMFSIGTHKVTADTDIKVEGKEECKVENEDHLKTTEQEENFLDGCSISNKSKNKIVKKETDYEDTIASDINNLSVKSINTEVGNNIYVNEEIDESDDEYNLNTLGNFDLKNYEDFDIIGYDIKGNKIYKKDENAIDDFIESKTGSNAWKKIKDKKNNRIIELTDADLQIIRSIRENRAAKYIDYSNYIYENDKEEYKLPSKLCKNLKNKGSEGDKKKVLKLMKYLIDKEKHPERYIQKENEDNMLYDLWNNKIYDEFNNINEINLPNILPGHKYSYNPPPELLYNSSEKRNILKNNKDAFIPQNFEKIRNIEYYKKTYFDLYQRCLDIYLCSRSLKNVLHINKEDLLPKLPSTKSLKPYPQYPFIKYITNEGDMNSKNRYCNNKNNHFNSIDINEHDHIVYIIQSNKLYIFDILTSYNVATIDLMHYFKFKMVKKKSLEDLYNNMMIKVNKSYSVVAISWGNFILLFHYESYVPSIRSGSENIEEIYRRNGIKKSKNSSGNINGKEYKNEQNDGNEKDSHTSLSNLQDEEEEEGNFSEDNVMGDETDIELDQIDEGDISDDSNEIEINKNEEVNDEHAKKKCVQLNRNMVYFKTKGLLSVFHNNFKNSEEYSYSPDIDVKWIHINSNDKKIKYCVGIKHEGEIKNFSWNGNGNYLSVTCMRNTGQYHYCYLHHIKSMKSMKLIKKYKHKRGDIIQTLFFPRSPYFSVAFENSIIIYNLKAKTKKERIVKKLRGVQNITYMDVHTNESYVLVSDVRGNVFVFDLDLSSNPYKKFHLQECSLKKVEFHKTYNLFYSLSSNGTVNLFYSKFFQDYITNPILLPIKELSNESKIADLVWSGRKPWLFVHTEGNFSALYT, from the exons atgaagaaaaaaaatgttaataaaagcAGTACATTTGAGCATAATGGAAAAGAAGAAGGcaatcatttaaaaaagggTACTAATAATAGTAGTTGTTGTAATCGTAATAGTAATAgaagtagtaataatagtaatagaaGTGGTAGTATTAGCAACAGAAGTggtagtaatagtaacagaAGTATTAGCAGCAGTGGTGGTAGGACTTGGCGTGGACAGAAGTATTTAGAGAGTACGGAAAAAGGGAATGGAAAAAACGAAATGTTCTCAATAGGAACACACAAAGTTACTGCAGACACAGATATTAAAGTCGAAGGAAAAGAAGAATGTAAAGTTGAAAATGAGGACCATTTAAAAACAACAGAGCAAGAGGAAAATTTTCTGGACGGTTGTTCAAT tagtaataagagtaaaaataaaattgtaaaaaaggaaacagATTATGAAGACACTATCGCAAGTGACATTAACAATTTAAGTGTTAAAAGTATCAACACAGAAGTAGGGAATAACATTTACGTGAACGAAGAAATTGATGAGAGTGAtgatgaatataatttaaataccCTTGGAAATTTTGACCtcaaaaattatgaagatTTCGACATTATAG GATACGATATCAAAGgaaacaaaatatacaagAAAGACGAAAATGCCATCGACGATTTTATCGAGTCTAAAACAGGAAGTAACGCATGGAAGAAaataaaggataaaaaaaacaatcgAATTATTGAATTAACAGACGCCGATTTGCAGATCATAAGAAGCATTCGAGAAAATAGAGCAGCAAAATATATTGATTAttctaattatatatatgagaatgataaagaagaatataaattaccCTCAAAATTgtgtaaaaatttaaagaataaaGGTTCCGAGGGtgataaaaagaaagtactaaaattaatgaaatatttaatagataaagaaaaacatccagaaagatatatacaaaaggaaaatgaaGATAATATGTTATACGATTTgtggaataataaaatttatgatgagtttaataatattaatgaaattaatttGCCTAATATACTACCAGGTCATAAATATAGTTATAATCCTCCACcggaattattatataattcgtccgaaaaaagaaatattttaaaaaataacaaagatGCATTTATACCTCAAAATTTtgagaaaataagaaatattgaatattataaaaaaacctattttgatttatatcAAAGGTgtttagatatatatttatgctcaaggtcattaaaaaatgttttacatataaataaagaagatTTATTACCAAAATTACCATCCACAAAATCGTTAAAACCGTATCCTCAATATCCTTTTATCAAGTATATTACGAATGAGGGGGATATGAATAGTAAAAATAGgtattgtaataataaaaataatcatttcAATAGTATAGACATAAATGAACATGATCATATAGTATACATAATTCAGAGCAATAAATTGTATATCTTTGACATATTAACATCATATAATGTAGCTACAATAGATTTAATGcactattttaaatttaaaatggtaaagaaaaaatcgTTGGAAGATTTATATAACAACATGATGATTAAGGTGAATAAATCTTATTCAGTTGTTGCAATTTCCTGGGGAAATTTTATccttctttttcattatgaaTCTTATGTCCCTTCTATTAGGTCAGGTAGTGAAAATATAGAAGAGATATATCGACGCaatggaataaaaaagagtaaGAATTCCAGTGGTAATATTAATggtaaagaatataaaaatgaacaaaatgatgGTAATGAGAAAGATAGCCATACGTCTTTGTCCAATTTACAGGATGAGGAGGAGGAAGAAGGAAATTTTTCTGAGGACAATGTTATGGGGGATGAAACGGACATAGAACTGGACCAAATAGATGAAGGAGACATAAGCGATGACTCAaatgaaatagaaataaataaaaacgaaGAAGTTAACGATGAACATGCTAAGAAGAAATGCGTGCAGTTAAATAGAAACATGGTTTACTTCAAAACGAAAGGGCTACTTAGCgtatttcataataattttaaaaattcagaAGAGTATTCTTATTCACCGGATATTGACGTAAAATGGATTCATATTAATTCTAATGACAAA aaGATAAAGTATTGCGTCGGCATAAAGCATGAGggggaaattaaaaatttttcttggAATGGAAATG GAAATTATTTATCTGTGACGTGCATGCGAAATACTGGGCAATaccattattgttatttgCACCATATAAAATCAATGAAATCGATGAAgctcataaaaaaatataaacataaaagagGTGACATTATTCAAACGTTGTTCTTTCCGCGTAGCCCCTATTTCAGCGTTGCGTTTGAAAACAGTATAAT CATATATAACTTAAAAGCCAAGAccaaaaaagaaagaattgTAAAAAAACTGAGAGGTGtgcaaaatataacatacatGGATGTGCACACGAACGAAAGTTATGTATTAGTTTCAGACGTCAGAGGAAATGTATTCGTTTTTGATTTAGATTTGTCTTCTAATCCTTATAAGAAGTTTCACTTGCAAGAGTGTTCTTTGAAAAAAGTTGAATTTCATAAAAcgtataatttgttttattcgtTGAGTTCAAATGGTACtgtgaatttattttattccaaATTTTTTCAAGATTATATAACTAACCCAATTTTATTACCAATTAAGGAACTGTCAAATGAGTCAAAGATAGCTGACCTTGTATGGTCAGGTAGAAAACCATGGTTATTTGTTCATACGGAGGGCAATTTTTCAGCTTTGTACACATGA